In Chloracidobacterium sp., one genomic interval encodes:
- a CDS encoding sigma-70 family RNA polymerase sigma factor: MTSVVNSYECAKGTDAEIARTEAMAASVPDARRSDHEIVEAARGGDEQAFGEIIARYRSPITNFLYRFLNDYDEAVDLAQETFVRVYFALERYHTKYAFSTYIYRIASNLAISEIRRRKRRRLISLTGYLQSDDNSDVEYDPPDVRRSPEAETVENERNAAIVKAIASLPEKYRLPIVLRDIEGRSYEEVAEIMELGLGTTKSRISRGRGLLRAKLEGFLD, translated from the coding sequence ATGACTTCTGTTGTAAACAGCTATGAATGTGCCAAGGGTACTGACGCGGAGATCGCGCGAACGGAGGCAATGGCGGCCTCTGTGCCTGATGCACGCCGATCCGATCACGAGATTGTCGAGGCGGCAAGAGGCGGCGACGAACAGGCGTTCGGCGAGATCATCGCACGATACCGCTCGCCTATCACGAACTTTTTGTACCGCTTCCTGAATGATTATGATGAGGCCGTCGATCTGGCACAGGAAACATTCGTACGCGTTTATTTTGCACTTGAGCGCTACCACACGAAGTATGCGTTCTCGACGTACATCTACCGCATTGCGAGCAATCTGGCGATAAGCGAGATAAGGAGGCGAAAGCGGCGGCGGCTCATTTCGCTGACGGGCTACTTGCAAAGCGATGATAACAGTGACGTTGAATACGATCCGCCGGACGTGCGGCGTTCGCCCGAAGCTGAAACCGTTGAAAATGAGAGGAACGCGGCAATTGTAAAGGCGATCGCGAGCCTGCCGGAGAAATACCGCCTGCCGATCGTGCTTCGTGATATCGAAGGGCGCTCGTATGAAGAGGTCGCTGAGATCATGGAGTTAGGCCTTGGTACGACAAAATCGAGGATAAGTCGGGGCCGCGGCCTCCTGAGGGCGAAATTGGAAGGCTTTTTGGATTGA
- a CDS encoding tRNA (cytidine(34)-2'-O)-methyltransferase, with the protein MKRTGPSVALYEPEIPPNTGNIARLCAATETPLHIVGVTGFRMDDRMLKRSGLDYWSEVRLERHLDMEALKTALPSARFIYLTTKSHKPYFDLSFSEDDCLVFGPETRGLPAEILASAPEMCVTIPMSNKNVRSLNLATSVGIVLYEALRQLGTGL; encoded by the coding sequence ATGAAGCGAACCGGACCGAGCGTTGCCCTGTACGAGCCTGAAATTCCGCCGAATACGGGAAATATCGCACGCCTGTGTGCGGCGACGGAAACGCCGCTGCATATTGTCGGCGTTACAGGGTTTAGGATGGACGACAGGATGCTGAAACGCTCCGGCCTCGATTACTGGAGCGAAGTGCGTCTGGAGCGGCATCTCGACATGGAGGCTCTAAAGACGGCATTGCCGTCGGCACGCTTTATCTATTTGACGACCAAGTCGCATAAACCCTATTTCGATCTTTCATTCAGCGAGGACGACTGCCTTGTATTCGGCCCCGAGACGCGCGGCCTGCCTGCCGAAATACTCGCTTCGGCGCCTGAAATGTGCGTTACGATACCGATGAGCAACAAAAATGTCCGCAGCCTCAATCTCGCAACAAGCGTCGGCATTGTCCTCTATGAAGCCCTTCGCCAGCTTGGCACCGGTCTCTAA
- a CDS encoding BON domain-containing protein, with protein sequence MNRLTSYLTALILAVGLAAVGVSAQNFAPEGTVVKTPNQHQIAKRIRYLSHYSVFDVINFKVDGSTVVLTGKVASLGTKSAASTAIKGLPGVTKVVNNIEQLPASPFDDRIRREAIRTFINRGPAQYFSEIDPAVRIIVENGNVTLVGTVARKSDSDLLNVLANGLTGVFSVTNNIVVEAKAR encoded by the coding sequence ATGAACAGACTGACATCATATTTAACAGCACTCATACTTGCCGTCGGTTTGGCCGCCGTCGGAGTAAGCGCGCAGAACTTCGCCCCGGAGGGCACTGTCGTCAAAACACCGAATCAGCATCAGATCGCAAAGCGGATCAGATACTTGTCGCATTACAGCGTTTTTGACGTGATCAACTTCAAGGTTGACGGCTCGACGGTCGTACTGACGGGCAAAGTAGCCTCACTCGGCACAAAAAGTGCGGCATCTACCGCGATCAAAGGCCTTCCCGGTGTAACAAAGGTCGTGAACAATATCGAGCAGCTGCCTGCATCGCCTTTCGACGATCGGATCAGGCGCGAAGCGATCCGCACATTCATAAACCGCGGGCCGGCACAGTACTTCAGTGAGATCGATCCGGCGGTACGCATTATCGTCGAGAACGGTAATGTAACGCTGGTCGGCACCGTTGCCCGCAAATCGGACAGCGATCTGCTCAACGTGCTTGCGAACGGCCTTACGGGTGTCTTCAGCGTAACGAACAACATCGTCGTTGAGGCCAAGGCCCGCTAA
- a CDS encoding transposase, which translates to MRKQYDLEFKREVIRKYMAGQSIAAISRETGVNENVLHRWKQKMVVNDAGGTLVEEWTTTPPMERNGLPTVATTSYVYAGSRLISTETSSGTTYVTLDHLGSTRVTTDGSGNVTSRKDFMAFGEEAISTQRNGGLGYGTPPSSRMSCVM; encoded by the coding sequence ATGAGAAAACAATACGATCTGGAGTTCAAGCGAGAGGTCATACGGAAATACATGGCGGGACAGTCGATCGCGGCCATCTCACGGGAGACGGGTGTAAATGAGAACGTTCTGCACCGCTGGAAGCAGAAGATGGTGGTGAATGATGCGGGCGGGACGTTGGTGGAGGAATGGACGACGACTCCGCCGATGGAAAGGAACGGCTTACCGACCGTCGCGACGACAAGTTACGTTTACGCAGGCTCGCGCCTGATCTCGACCGAAACAAGCTCCGGCACAACCTACGTCACGCTCGATCACCTCGGAAGCACGAGAGTAACGACCGACGGCAGCGGTAACGTCACCAGCCGAAAGGACTTCATGGCCTTCGGCGAAGAAGCCATCTCAACCCAACGCAACGGCGGACTGGGCTACGGCACCCCGCCTTCGTCACGGATGAGCTGCGTGATGTAG
- a CDS encoding helix-turn-helix transcriptional regulator translates to MAKLPRPRPLWLAEKLKAIRIDLNLSQREMLGRLGMNDAYNRSIISGYELGTKEPPLPVLLKYARVAGVSTVQPPYFTPDGKLVI, encoded by the coding sequence ATGGCTAAGTTACCGCGTCCGAGACCGCTTTGGCTTGCCGAAAAGCTCAAAGCAATCCGAATTGACCTGAATTTGTCGCAAAGAGAAATGCTTGGCAGGTTAGGAATGAATGACGCCTACAATCGGAGTATCATTTCGGGCTATGAATTGGGCACAAAAGAGCCTCCGTTGCCTGTGCTTTTGAAATACGCCCGCGTTGCGGGTGTTTCTACTGTCCAGCCCCCGTATTTTACCCCAGATGGAAAGCTAGTGATTTAA
- a CDS encoding RHS repeat protein → MPYRQLAFTSDNHVVSQKLTHWTKTGIGSDGAEWHPRVDYEETIVYDSSGNGISATTLHEYNGDLGYKETPVLENKTTSYAFVPAANGSSLTPGGSSTMPSIPSATPTTTIRVSELTYLIDDPNYSGIKSYYTDQNINGLVTVSKVKDGSGNVKAKTEIFYDEVGTYPIISAGTDSQWVDPGTNYRGNVTTTKSYYDITNSLFVATHAQYDNFGNQRKSWDGRGHLSQTDYSQTYAYAYPTGTVTQIPDPLGKKGSMISFTTEMTYDYDAGLPLTATDVNGQVTTLEYNDPLLRPTKVTAPNGQETITEYGAGVNEATRYVRSRVQIDSTPHWKESYNWYDGLGRTYKTQSVDTVAGDEYVLTCYDNVGRVEKVSNPFRNLLTQDCYTANGTNDIYWTTNSFDDAGRPWKVTTPDGAVVETNYGIATSGSDIGTTVTVADQAGKLRRSITNALGHLTRVDEPNANNQLGDIDNPNQPTNYNYDTLNNLLTVTQGAQTRTFVYDSLSRLLSAANPESGTINYDYDENSNLTSKTDARSVTTSYTYDGLNRVTLRDYSDSTPDVDYYYDNVTNAKGKLTKVSSSVSTTEYTSFDILGRVTGHKQTTGGTAYNTAYTYDLSGALIEETYPSGRKVRNTLDADGNLSLVETKPSGGSYQTRAGSFTYNAAGAVTSMQLGNGRWESTVFNNRLQPTQIGLGTTQNGTDLLKLEYGYGTTANNGNVLSQKITVPGLAHPFEQTYTYDPLNRIASATETYNSTQTWTQVFGYDRYGNRNITSGTGATSLTFNASNNRITSNGYTFDASGNTTADPSGNSYTYDAENKMLTAANGSTLGNYVYAGDGKRVKKTASTGDNTIFVYDAFDKLIEERDSTTGTLQTTYVYAGSRLLSTETSAGTTYLTADHLGSPRINTDSSGNVVARHDYLPFGEEIDGTGGRTTAVGYTSDTVRKQFTGYERDAETDLDFAQARYSNSNQGRFSSPDPLLASAKIANPQSLNRYSYVLNNPLKFVDPNGLKPVYIYKDLNGSVTRFIYLDDSSKEYKNYIKNGYALYKPKTNETFIGEDGHIHGFKNGLSDLGPAPARAIVNYWPSSTLGPGHLSVKLIFGNQSLYISFYPRRLAGTPWEIITKIPVDDGGSLKEEGKEGDEKPEVISIDNIDWKAAKEYYEKLKANPGKWSLGRDCADIVAEVLTASGVDIKNNQRRNSTIPGTVQAINEGVAKPRVFNRGVTWKSNYSGGVPDW, encoded by the coding sequence ATGCCTTACAGACAGTTGGCGTTTACGAGCGACAACCACGTTGTGTCGCAAAAGTTGACGCACTGGACAAAGACCGGCATAGGAAGCGACGGGGCCGAATGGCATCCGCGAGTGGATTACGAGGAAACGATCGTTTACGACTCATCGGGAAACGGCATTTCTGCGACGACCCTGCATGAATATAACGGTGATCTCGGCTACAAAGAGACGCCTGTGCTTGAAAACAAAACGACGAGTTACGCATTCGTCCCGGCGGCCAACGGCAGTTCGCTCACGCCGGGCGGCAGCAGCACGATGCCTTCGATCCCGTCGGCAACGCCAACGACCACGATCCGCGTTTCGGAACTGACATACCTGATCGACGACCCGAATTACTCCGGCATTAAGAGCTACTACACCGACCAGAATATCAACGGCCTAGTCACCGTCTCGAAGGTCAAGGACGGCAGCGGCAATGTAAAAGCTAAAACGGAGATATTCTATGACGAGGTCGGAACTTATCCGATCATCAGTGCGGGAACCGACAGTCAATGGGTTGATCCGGGCACGAACTATCGCGGGAATGTCACGACGACAAAGAGCTATTACGATATTACCAACAGCCTCTTTGTTGCGACTCACGCACAATACGACAACTTCGGCAACCAACGAAAATCGTGGGACGGGCGAGGACATTTGTCGCAGACGGATTATTCGCAGACGTATGCTTATGCGTATCCGACAGGTACTGTGACGCAGATACCTGACCCTTTGGGCAAGAAAGGGTCGATGATCTCGTTCACTACTGAGATGACTTACGATTACGATGCTGGGCTGCCTCTGACAGCGACTGACGTAAACGGACAGGTTACAACGCTCGAATACAACGATCCTCTGCTCAGGCCGACAAAGGTAACGGCACCGAACGGGCAGGAGACGATCACGGAATACGGCGCCGGAGTGAACGAGGCGACGCGATATGTCAGGTCGCGGGTACAGATAGATTCGACTCCGCATTGGAAGGAAAGCTATAACTGGTACGACGGACTCGGACGAACTTATAAAACACAGTCTGTAGATACTGTCGCGGGCGATGAGTACGTGCTGACCTGTTATGACAATGTTGGTCGCGTGGAAAAGGTTTCGAACCCTTTCAGAAATCTCTTGACGCAGGATTGTTATACGGCGAATGGAACCAATGATATCTATTGGACGACAAACAGCTTTGACGACGCGGGACGACCCTGGAAGGTAACGACGCCGGACGGTGCGGTTGTGGAGACAAATTACGGAATCGCAACCTCGGGCAGTGATATAGGAACGACCGTAACCGTCGCGGATCAGGCGGGCAAGCTGAGACGAAGCATCACGAACGCACTGGGGCATCTCACAAGAGTTGACGAACCCAACGCAAACAATCAGCTTGGCGACATCGATAACCCGAACCAGCCGACGAATTATAATTACGACACGCTGAACAACCTTTTGACGGTAACTCAAGGCGCACAGACGAGGACGTTTGTCTATGACAGCCTTTCCAGATTGCTTTCGGCAGCAAATCCCGAATCGGGGACGATAAATTACGATTACGACGAAAATAGCAACTTAACGAGCAAGACCGATGCGAGGAGCGTCACCACAAGCTACACCTACGACGGACTTAACCGTGTTACACTGCGTGATTACTCTGATTCCACGCCCGATGTCGATTATTACTACGACAACGTAACGAATGCGAAGGGAAAACTGACAAAGGTTTCATCAAGCGTTTCGACAACCGAATACACGAGCTTTGACATCTTAGGACGTGTGACTGGGCATAAACAGACAACAGGCGGGACGGCGTATAATACGGCTTACACGTACGATCTTTCTGGAGCGTTGATCGAGGAAACGTATCCGAGCGGCAGAAAGGTAAGGAACACTCTTGATGCCGACGGCAACCTGTCGCTTGTCGAGACGAAGCCTTCGGGTGGAAGCTATCAAACCCGTGCAGGCAGTTTCACCTACAATGCTGCGGGAGCAGTTACTTCGATGCAGTTGGGCAATGGGCGTTGGGAAAGTACTGTTTTCAACAATCGCTTACAACCAACACAGATCGGACTCGGTACGACACAAAACGGAACCGACCTGTTGAAACTCGAATACGGCTACGGCACAACTGCGAATAACGGCAATGTCCTGAGTCAGAAGATCACAGTTCCCGGCCTTGCGCATCCGTTCGAGCAGACTTACACATATGATCCGTTGAATCGCATTGCATCGGCCACCGAGACCTACAACTCGACGCAAACGTGGACACAGGTGTTCGGCTACGACCGTTACGGGAATAGAAACATAACGAGCGGAACGGGAGCGACAAGCCTGACATTCAACGCAAGTAACAACCGCATCACAAGCAACGGATATACGTTCGATGCTTCGGGAAATACGACCGCCGATCCAAGTGGAAACTCCTACACCTATGATGCCGAAAATAAAATGCTCACCGCCGCGAACGGAAGCACTCTGGGAAACTACGTCTATGCCGGTGACGGGAAAAGAGTTAAGAAAACGGCTTCAACTGGCGATAACACGATCTTTGTTTACGACGCTTTTGATAAACTGATCGAAGAACGCGATTCTACAACTGGCACATTGCAGACGACCTACGTTTATGCCGGTTCTCGATTACTTTCGACGGAGACATCTGCCGGAACTACATATCTTACCGCCGACCATCTAGGCTCACCGAGAATCAACACAGACTCAAGCGGCAATGTCGTCGCCAGACACGACTATCTCCCCTTCGGCGAAGAGATCGACGGCACGGGCGGCCGCACAACGGCCGTCGGCTACACCTCCGACACCGTCCGCAAGCAGTTCACCGGCTACGAAAGAGACGCAGAAACTGACCTAGACTTCGCTCAGGCTCGTTATAGCAATTCGAATCAGGGACGCTTTTCAAGTCCTGATCCGTTACTCGCAAGCGCCAAAATTGCCAATCCGCAATCTTTGAATAGGTATTCATATGTGCTGAATAACCCACTTAAGTTTGTCGATCCCAACGGCCTTAAGCCAGTGTACATTTACAAAGATCTAAATGGATCAGTGACTCGATTTATTTACCTTGATGATTCGTCAAAAGAATATAAAAACTACATTAAGAATGGATACGCTCTGTATAAGCCAAAGACTAATGAAACTTTTATAGGTGAAGATGGCCACATTCATGGTTTCAAGAACGGACTTAGCGACCTAGGTCCTGCACCTGCTCGAGCAATAGTAAATTATTGGCCATCTAGTACTCTTGGACCTGGGCACTTATCGGTGAAGCTTATTTTCGGAAATCAGTCACTTTACATATCTTTTTACCCTAGAAGGCTTGCTGGAACGCCATGGGAAATTATTACCAAGATACCCGTTGACGACGGTGGCTCCTTGAAAGAAGAAGGCAAGGAAGGGGATGAAAAGCCTGAAGTAATATCTATCGATAACATAGATTGGAAAGCGGCAAAAGAATATTATGAGAAACTGAAGGCTAATCCCGGAAAATGGAGTTTAGGCAGGGATTGTGCAGACATCGTCGCCGAAGTACTGACCGCATCTGGTGTAGATATTAAAAATAACCAGCGAAGAAATTCAACGATTCCTGGGACCGTTCAAGCAATTAATGAAGGAGTTGCTAAACCGAGAGTCTTTAACCGAGGAGTAACATGGAAAAGTAATTATTCTGGAGGCGTCCCCGATTGGTAA